From Nitrobacter sp. NHB1, a single genomic window includes:
- the rpsK gene encoding 30S ribosomal protein S11: protein MGKEAATRVRRRERKNIASGIAHVNSSFNNTTITITDAQGNTIAWSSAGTMGFKGSRKSTPYAAQVAAEDVSKKAQEHGMRTLEVEVAGPGSGRESALRALQAAGFTVTSIRDVTTIPHNGCRPRKRRRV from the coding sequence ATGGGTAAGGAAGCTGCGACACGCGTCCGCCGTCGCGAACGCAAGAACATCGCGTCCGGCATCGCGCATGTGAATTCGTCGTTCAACAACACCACCATTACCATCACCGACGCGCAGGGCAATACGATCGCCTGGTCGTCGGCCGGAACCATGGGCTTCAAGGGATCGCGCAAATCAACGCCCTATGCGGCGCAGGTGGCGGCGGAAGACGTTTCCAAGAAGGCGCAGGAACACGGTATGCGCACCCTCGAGGTAGAGGTGGCGGGACCGGGTTCGGGCCGCGAATCGGCGCTGCGCGCGTTGCAGGCCGCGGGCTTCACCGTCACTTCGATCCGCGACGTGACCACGATCCCGCATAACGGTTGTCGTCCACGCAAACGCCGGCGCGTTTGA